A single region of the Deltaproteobacteria bacterium genome encodes:
- a CDS encoding type II toxin-antitoxin system Phd/YefM family antitoxin, with protein MKALRVSEDIVPVSEFKAQAAEWLRRLTTTGQPLVITQNGKPAGVLLSPEAYDELAERARFVAAVEDGLADSQAGRLTDQATLAAELKARYRARPRR; from the coding sequence ATGAAAGCGCTGCGCGTCTCGGAAGACATCGTCCCCGTGAGCGAGTTCAAGGCCCAGGCCGCCGAGTGGTTGCGACGTCTGACGACCACGGGACAGCCCCTGGTGATCACCCAGAACGGCAAGCCCGCCGGCGTTCTTCTCTCGCCCGAGGCCTACGACGAGCTCGCCGAACGGGCGCGCTTCGTCGCTGCAGTAGAGGATGGGCTCGCCGATTCGCAGGCCGGCCGCTTGACCGACCAGGCCACGTTGGCGGCGGAGCTGAAGGCCCGGTATCGCGCGCGCCCCCGCCGATGA